A genomic segment from Paralichthys olivaceus isolate ysfri-2021 chromosome 22, ASM2471397v2, whole genome shotgun sequence encodes:
- the LOC109634742 gene encoding F-box only protein 41-like isoform X3, producing MSSSSSSSSSSTSSELPYFCPRCGDKFRFLSVPELRAHLVSQHTYETLLLLSQARVRSSRPGVLLPLPGPAVAQRQSFSLGMEAHSMPLQLACLDLASSSASIKLLREMFGSSELAPPATSTGCPDDPSTALALPGTLEPFHGKELGEVLEFGLSVGIGLEERLGLGLDRKIAQIFVEVEERVNRRMGRLKVALQTREVELERERWEGERLRSEKQEVEERAAYLSRQVSAAMEMTERIKKDLQGKEKELNKQQQEIVDIERFLRETAAKEAEAKTRLQMFIETLLERADHAERQLMQLSSHTHHNRYTHRNDKYTHADVYADPYTLTGVYAPVPGRRGRSLDGSTDDIMPDKMQETIGNRRSYSVSGSCRLDEQLHSLPHYSSRLSGGMWTSSLGLGGWDCEGGLVQLPPHHYPPPWNRRERGGGDGRRERFWVRDGGWGRTWSNRNRRNHSTEEEEDEEDDDDEDERCWSSADMRRLVFARTHAPGSGPSSLGSTPSCCHADRQLGADTLRLRAGLFCVFPYLDLRSLLCAAEVCTDWRFVARHPAVWTRLWLENARVSAEFLITLSQWCTQTQTVVLNNLKPRSRRANETREDYHRSTRGSLESGVEALLRSAGGSLLHLSVSECPHILTDRTLWLASCYSRNLHTLTYRSSSDPLCQEVLWALGAGCRNISSLQVAPAEPCQQPTRFGNRCLQTIGRCWPHLCSLSVGGASCGTQGLVAVVRTCAHLQVLELQCITDLGLQAATELCEAGLKSLQTLILTHTPVSGQAILHFHSVCDNLRSIVVEVSALDYFDEPDTEEARHLFGEILSTLKVLQQRPGLCEVLQVKAEGFC from the exons atgtcttcctcttcctcttcctcttcctcatccacATCCTCGGAGCTGCCCTACTTTTGTCCTCGATGTGGCGACAAGTTTCGGTTCTTGTCTGTACCTGAGCTCCGGGCTCACCTGGTCAGCCAACACACATATGAGACCCTGCTGTTGCTGTCTCAG gCTCGGGTCAGAAGCTCCAGACCTGGTGTTCTCCTCCCACTCCCCGGCCCTGCTGTAGCCCAAAGACAGAGCTTTTCTCTGGGTATGGAAGCCCACAGCATGCCCCTGCAGCTGGCCTGCCTGGATCTGGCCTCGTCTTCCGCCTCCATCAAACTGCTGAGGGAAATGTTCGGCTCCTCAGAGCTCGCTCCTCCTGCCACCTCCACAGGATGTCCAGACGACCCCTCCACCGCTCTGGCCTTGCCCGGCACTCTGGAGCCTTTTCATGGGAAGGAACTAGGCGAGGTCCTGGAGTTTGGGCTGTCGGTAGGGATTGGGCTGGAGGAGCGACTGGGACTGGGGCTGGACCGTAAAATTGCCCAGATATtcgtggaggtggaggagagggtgaaCCGCCGCATGGGCCGACTGAAGGTGGCGCTACAGACGAGAGAGGTGGAGctagagagggagaggtgggaaGGGGAACGACTGAGGAgtgaaaaacaggaagtggaggagagggCGGCATACTTATCCAGACAG GTCTCGGCTGCCATGGAGATGACGGAGCGAATAAAGAAAGATCTGCAGGGAAAAGAGAAGGAGCTGaataaacaacaaca GGAGATTGTCGACATCGAACGTTTTCTGAGAGAGACGGCAGCGAAAGAAGCAGAGGCCAAAACCAGACTGCAG ATGTTCATCGAGACGTTGCTGGAACGAGCCGACCATGCAGAGAGACAGTTAATGCAGCTCAGCTCACACACGCATCACAATCGCTACACGCACCGCAacgacaaatacacacacgcagatgTGTACGCCGACCCGTACACACTCACAGGGGTTTACGCACCTGTACCTGGTCGACGAGGACGCAGCCTGGATGGCAGCACTGACGACATCATGCCAGACAAGATGCAGGAAACCATCGGCAACCGG aggAGTTACAGTGTGTCGGGCTCCTGCAGACTTGATGAGCAGCTTCACAGCCTCCCTCACTACAG CAGTCGTCTGTCGGGGGGGATGTGGACCTCGTCGCTGGGTTTGGGGGGGTGGGACTGTGAGGGAGGGTTGGTCCAGCTCCCACCACATCACTACCCCCCGCCCTGGAACCgacgagagagaggaggaggagacgggagaagagagagattcTG GGTCAGGGACGGAGGATGGGGTAGAACATGGAGCAACAGAAACCGTCGTAACCACAGcactgaagaagaggaagacgaggaggacgatgatgatgaagacgagCGATGTTGGAGCAGTGCTGACATGAGGAGGCTCGTATTTGCCAGGACGCACGCACCTGGTTCAG GCCCCTCCTCCCtaggctccaccccctcctgTTGCCATGCCGACAGACAGCTGGGGGCGGACACCTTGAGGCTGAGAGCTGGGCTTTTCTGTGTCTTCCCATATTTGGACTTGCGCTCGTTGCTGTGTGCGGCCGAGGTGTGCACTGATTGGCGGTTCGTTGCCAGGCACCCGGCTGTTTGGACACGCCTCTGGCTGGAAAACGCCAGAGTGTCAGCTGAG ttCCTGATCACCCTGTCTCAGTGGTGTACGCAGACTCAGACTGTGGTTCTCAACAACCTGAAGCCACGAAGCAGACGAGCCAATGAGACGCGAGAGGATTACCACAGGAGCACCAG GGGCAGTCTGGAGTCTGGGGTGGAGGCTCTGCTGCGGTCAGCAGGGGGCAGTCTGCTCCACTTGTCTGTATCTGAGTGTCCTCACATCCTCACGGACCGGACGCTGTGGTTGGCCAGCTGCTACAGCCGCAACCTGCACACGCTCACATACAG GAGTTCTTCAGATCCTCTCTGCCAGGAGGTTCTCTGGGCCCTGGGTGCCGGCTGCAGGAACATCAGCAGCCTGCAGGTGGCGCCTGCTGAGCCCTG CCAACAACCGACCCGATTTGGAAATCGCTGCCTGCAGACGATTGGTCGATGCTGGCCGCACCTCTGCTCACTCAGTGTGGGCGGGGCCAGCTGTGGGACTCAGGGATTGGTTGCTGTTG TGCGAACCTGCGCTCACCTGCAGGTGCTGGAGCTGCAGTGCATTACCGACCTCGGCCTGCAGGCGGCAACAGAGCTGTGTGAGGCCGGACTGAAGAGTCTGCAGACGCtgatcctgacacacacacctgtcagtgGTCAGGCCATCCTGCACTTccaca GTGTGTGTGATAACCTCAGGTCCATCGTGGTCGAGGTCTCAGCATTAGATTACTTCGACGAGCCGGACACTGAGGAAGCTCGACACCTGTTTGGAGAAATTCTCAGCACATTAAAA gtTCTACAGCAGCGTCCTGGACTGTGTGAGGTCCTGCAGGTTAAAGCTGAAGGATTCTGCtga
- the LOC109634742 gene encoding F-box only protein 41-like isoform X2 has translation MSSSSSSSSSSTSSELPYFCPRCGDKFRFLSVPELRAHLVSQHTYETLLLLSQARVRSSRPGVLLPLPGPAVAQRQSFSLGMEAHSMPLQLACLDLASSSASIKLLREMFGSSELAPPATSTGCPDDPSTALALPGTLEPFHGKELGEVLEFGLSVGIGLEERLGLGLDRKIAQIFVEVEERVNRRMGRLKVALQTREVELERERWEGERLRSEKQEVEERAAYLSRQVSAAMEMTERIKKDLQGKEKELNKQQQEIVDIERFLRETAAKEAEAKTRLQMFIETLLERADHAERQLMQLSSHTHHNRYTHRNDKYTHADVYADPYTLTGVYAPVPGRRGRSLDGSTDDIMPDKMQETIGNRRSYSVSGSCRLDEQLHSLPHYSRLSGGMWTSSLGLGGWDCEGGLVQLPPHHYPPPWNRRERGGGDGRRERFWVRDGGWGRTWSNRNRRNHSTEEEEDEEDDDDEDERCWSSADMRRLVFARTHAPGSEGPSSLGSTPSCCHADRQLGADTLRLRAGLFCVFPYLDLRSLLCAAEVCTDWRFVARHPAVWTRLWLENARVSAEFLITLSQWCTQTQTVVLNNLKPRSRRANETREDYHRSTRGSLESGVEALLRSAGGSLLHLSVSECPHILTDRTLWLASCYSRNLHTLTYRSSSDPLCQEVLWALGAGCRNISSLQVAPAEPCQQPTRFGNRCLQTIGRCWPHLCSLSVGGASCGTQGLVAVVRTCAHLQVLELQCITDLGLQAATELCEAGLKSLQTLILTHTPVSGQAILHFHSVCDNLRSIVVEVSALDYFDEPDTEEARHLFGEILSTLKVLQQRPGLCEVLQVKAEGFC, from the exons atgtcttcctcttcctcttcctcttcctcatccacATCCTCGGAGCTGCCCTACTTTTGTCCTCGATGTGGCGACAAGTTTCGGTTCTTGTCTGTACCTGAGCTCCGGGCTCACCTGGTCAGCCAACACACATATGAGACCCTGCTGTTGCTGTCTCAG gCTCGGGTCAGAAGCTCCAGACCTGGTGTTCTCCTCCCACTCCCCGGCCCTGCTGTAGCCCAAAGACAGAGCTTTTCTCTGGGTATGGAAGCCCACAGCATGCCCCTGCAGCTGGCCTGCCTGGATCTGGCCTCGTCTTCCGCCTCCATCAAACTGCTGAGGGAAATGTTCGGCTCCTCAGAGCTCGCTCCTCCTGCCACCTCCACAGGATGTCCAGACGACCCCTCCACCGCTCTGGCCTTGCCCGGCACTCTGGAGCCTTTTCATGGGAAGGAACTAGGCGAGGTCCTGGAGTTTGGGCTGTCGGTAGGGATTGGGCTGGAGGAGCGACTGGGACTGGGGCTGGACCGTAAAATTGCCCAGATATtcgtggaggtggaggagagggtgaaCCGCCGCATGGGCCGACTGAAGGTGGCGCTACAGACGAGAGAGGTGGAGctagagagggagaggtgggaaGGGGAACGACTGAGGAgtgaaaaacaggaagtggaggagagggCGGCATACTTATCCAGACAG GTCTCGGCTGCCATGGAGATGACGGAGCGAATAAAGAAAGATCTGCAGGGAAAAGAGAAGGAGCTGaataaacaacaaca GGAGATTGTCGACATCGAACGTTTTCTGAGAGAGACGGCAGCGAAAGAAGCAGAGGCCAAAACCAGACTGCAG ATGTTCATCGAGACGTTGCTGGAACGAGCCGACCATGCAGAGAGACAGTTAATGCAGCTCAGCTCACACACGCATCACAATCGCTACACGCACCGCAacgacaaatacacacacgcagatgTGTACGCCGACCCGTACACACTCACAGGGGTTTACGCACCTGTACCTGGTCGACGAGGACGCAGCCTGGATGGCAGCACTGACGACATCATGCCAGACAAGATGCAGGAAACCATCGGCAACCGG aggAGTTACAGTGTGTCGGGCTCCTGCAGACTTGATGAGCAGCTTCACAGCCTCCCTCACTACAG TCGTCTGTCGGGGGGGATGTGGACCTCGTCGCTGGGTTTGGGGGGGTGGGACTGTGAGGGAGGGTTGGTCCAGCTCCCACCACATCACTACCCCCCGCCCTGGAACCgacgagagagaggaggaggagacgggagaagagagagattcTG GGTCAGGGACGGAGGATGGGGTAGAACATGGAGCAACAGAAACCGTCGTAACCACAGcactgaagaagaggaagacgaggaggacgatgatgatgaagacgagCGATGTTGGAGCAGTGCTGACATGAGGAGGCTCGTATTTGCCAGGACGCACGCACCTGGTTCAG aaGGCCCCTCCTCCCtaggctccaccccctcctgTTGCCATGCCGACAGACAGCTGGGGGCGGACACCTTGAGGCTGAGAGCTGGGCTTTTCTGTGTCTTCCCATATTTGGACTTGCGCTCGTTGCTGTGTGCGGCCGAGGTGTGCACTGATTGGCGGTTCGTTGCCAGGCACCCGGCTGTTTGGACACGCCTCTGGCTGGAAAACGCCAGAGTGTCAGCTGAG ttCCTGATCACCCTGTCTCAGTGGTGTACGCAGACTCAGACTGTGGTTCTCAACAACCTGAAGCCACGAAGCAGACGAGCCAATGAGACGCGAGAGGATTACCACAGGAGCACCAG GGGCAGTCTGGAGTCTGGGGTGGAGGCTCTGCTGCGGTCAGCAGGGGGCAGTCTGCTCCACTTGTCTGTATCTGAGTGTCCTCACATCCTCACGGACCGGACGCTGTGGTTGGCCAGCTGCTACAGCCGCAACCTGCACACGCTCACATACAG GAGTTCTTCAGATCCTCTCTGCCAGGAGGTTCTCTGGGCCCTGGGTGCCGGCTGCAGGAACATCAGCAGCCTGCAGGTGGCGCCTGCTGAGCCCTG CCAACAACCGACCCGATTTGGAAATCGCTGCCTGCAGACGATTGGTCGATGCTGGCCGCACCTCTGCTCACTCAGTGTGGGCGGGGCCAGCTGTGGGACTCAGGGATTGGTTGCTGTTG TGCGAACCTGCGCTCACCTGCAGGTGCTGGAGCTGCAGTGCATTACCGACCTCGGCCTGCAGGCGGCAACAGAGCTGTGTGAGGCCGGACTGAAGAGTCTGCAGACGCtgatcctgacacacacacctgtcagtgGTCAGGCCATCCTGCACTTccaca GTGTGTGTGATAACCTCAGGTCCATCGTGGTCGAGGTCTCAGCATTAGATTACTTCGACGAGCCGGACACTGAGGAAGCTCGACACCTGTTTGGAGAAATTCTCAGCACATTAAAA gtTCTACAGCAGCGTCCTGGACTGTGTGAGGTCCTGCAGGTTAAAGCTGAAGGATTCTGCtga
- the LOC109634742 gene encoding F-box only protein 41-like isoform X1, with protein sequence MSSSSSSSSSSTSSELPYFCPRCGDKFRFLSVPELRAHLVSQHTYETLLLLSQARVRSSRPGVLLPLPGPAVAQRQSFSLGMEAHSMPLQLACLDLASSSASIKLLREMFGSSELAPPATSTGCPDDPSTALALPGTLEPFHGKELGEVLEFGLSVGIGLEERLGLGLDRKIAQIFVEVEERVNRRMGRLKVALQTREVELERERWEGERLRSEKQEVEERAAYLSRQVSAAMEMTERIKKDLQGKEKELNKQQQEIVDIERFLRETAAKEAEAKTRLQMFIETLLERADHAERQLMQLSSHTHHNRYTHRNDKYTHADVYADPYTLTGVYAPVPGRRGRSLDGSTDDIMPDKMQETIGNRRSYSVSGSCRLDEQLHSLPHYSSRLSGGMWTSSLGLGGWDCEGGLVQLPPHHYPPPWNRRERGGGDGRRERFWVRDGGWGRTWSNRNRRNHSTEEEEDEEDDDDEDERCWSSADMRRLVFARTHAPGSEGPSSLGSTPSCCHADRQLGADTLRLRAGLFCVFPYLDLRSLLCAAEVCTDWRFVARHPAVWTRLWLENARVSAEFLITLSQWCTQTQTVVLNNLKPRSRRANETREDYHRSTRGSLESGVEALLRSAGGSLLHLSVSECPHILTDRTLWLASCYSRNLHTLTYRSSSDPLCQEVLWALGAGCRNISSLQVAPAEPCQQPTRFGNRCLQTIGRCWPHLCSLSVGGASCGTQGLVAVVRTCAHLQVLELQCITDLGLQAATELCEAGLKSLQTLILTHTPVSGQAILHFHSVCDNLRSIVVEVSALDYFDEPDTEEARHLFGEILSTLKVLQQRPGLCEVLQVKAEGFC encoded by the exons atgtcttcctcttcctcttcctcttcctcatccacATCCTCGGAGCTGCCCTACTTTTGTCCTCGATGTGGCGACAAGTTTCGGTTCTTGTCTGTACCTGAGCTCCGGGCTCACCTGGTCAGCCAACACACATATGAGACCCTGCTGTTGCTGTCTCAG gCTCGGGTCAGAAGCTCCAGACCTGGTGTTCTCCTCCCACTCCCCGGCCCTGCTGTAGCCCAAAGACAGAGCTTTTCTCTGGGTATGGAAGCCCACAGCATGCCCCTGCAGCTGGCCTGCCTGGATCTGGCCTCGTCTTCCGCCTCCATCAAACTGCTGAGGGAAATGTTCGGCTCCTCAGAGCTCGCTCCTCCTGCCACCTCCACAGGATGTCCAGACGACCCCTCCACCGCTCTGGCCTTGCCCGGCACTCTGGAGCCTTTTCATGGGAAGGAACTAGGCGAGGTCCTGGAGTTTGGGCTGTCGGTAGGGATTGGGCTGGAGGAGCGACTGGGACTGGGGCTGGACCGTAAAATTGCCCAGATATtcgtggaggtggaggagagggtgaaCCGCCGCATGGGCCGACTGAAGGTGGCGCTACAGACGAGAGAGGTGGAGctagagagggagaggtgggaaGGGGAACGACTGAGGAgtgaaaaacaggaagtggaggagagggCGGCATACTTATCCAGACAG GTCTCGGCTGCCATGGAGATGACGGAGCGAATAAAGAAAGATCTGCAGGGAAAAGAGAAGGAGCTGaataaacaacaaca GGAGATTGTCGACATCGAACGTTTTCTGAGAGAGACGGCAGCGAAAGAAGCAGAGGCCAAAACCAGACTGCAG ATGTTCATCGAGACGTTGCTGGAACGAGCCGACCATGCAGAGAGACAGTTAATGCAGCTCAGCTCACACACGCATCACAATCGCTACACGCACCGCAacgacaaatacacacacgcagatgTGTACGCCGACCCGTACACACTCACAGGGGTTTACGCACCTGTACCTGGTCGACGAGGACGCAGCCTGGATGGCAGCACTGACGACATCATGCCAGACAAGATGCAGGAAACCATCGGCAACCGG aggAGTTACAGTGTGTCGGGCTCCTGCAGACTTGATGAGCAGCTTCACAGCCTCCCTCACTACAG CAGTCGTCTGTCGGGGGGGATGTGGACCTCGTCGCTGGGTTTGGGGGGGTGGGACTGTGAGGGAGGGTTGGTCCAGCTCCCACCACATCACTACCCCCCGCCCTGGAACCgacgagagagaggaggaggagacgggagaagagagagattcTG GGTCAGGGACGGAGGATGGGGTAGAACATGGAGCAACAGAAACCGTCGTAACCACAGcactgaagaagaggaagacgaggaggacgatgatgatgaagacgagCGATGTTGGAGCAGTGCTGACATGAGGAGGCTCGTATTTGCCAGGACGCACGCACCTGGTTCAG aaGGCCCCTCCTCCCtaggctccaccccctcctgTTGCCATGCCGACAGACAGCTGGGGGCGGACACCTTGAGGCTGAGAGCTGGGCTTTTCTGTGTCTTCCCATATTTGGACTTGCGCTCGTTGCTGTGTGCGGCCGAGGTGTGCACTGATTGGCGGTTCGTTGCCAGGCACCCGGCTGTTTGGACACGCCTCTGGCTGGAAAACGCCAGAGTGTCAGCTGAG ttCCTGATCACCCTGTCTCAGTGGTGTACGCAGACTCAGACTGTGGTTCTCAACAACCTGAAGCCACGAAGCAGACGAGCCAATGAGACGCGAGAGGATTACCACAGGAGCACCAG GGGCAGTCTGGAGTCTGGGGTGGAGGCTCTGCTGCGGTCAGCAGGGGGCAGTCTGCTCCACTTGTCTGTATCTGAGTGTCCTCACATCCTCACGGACCGGACGCTGTGGTTGGCCAGCTGCTACAGCCGCAACCTGCACACGCTCACATACAG GAGTTCTTCAGATCCTCTCTGCCAGGAGGTTCTCTGGGCCCTGGGTGCCGGCTGCAGGAACATCAGCAGCCTGCAGGTGGCGCCTGCTGAGCCCTG CCAACAACCGACCCGATTTGGAAATCGCTGCCTGCAGACGATTGGTCGATGCTGGCCGCACCTCTGCTCACTCAGTGTGGGCGGGGCCAGCTGTGGGACTCAGGGATTGGTTGCTGTTG TGCGAACCTGCGCTCACCTGCAGGTGCTGGAGCTGCAGTGCATTACCGACCTCGGCCTGCAGGCGGCAACAGAGCTGTGTGAGGCCGGACTGAAGAGTCTGCAGACGCtgatcctgacacacacacctgtcagtgGTCAGGCCATCCTGCACTTccaca GTGTGTGTGATAACCTCAGGTCCATCGTGGTCGAGGTCTCAGCATTAGATTACTTCGACGAGCCGGACACTGAGGAAGCTCGACACCTGTTTGGAGAAATTCTCAGCACATTAAAA gtTCTACAGCAGCGTCCTGGACTGTGTGAGGTCCTGCAGGTTAAAGCTGAAGGATTCTGCtga
- the LOC109634742 gene encoding F-box only protein 41-like isoform X4, which yields MSSSSSSSSSSTSSELPYFCPRCGDKFRFLSVPELRAHLVSQHTYETLLLLSQARVRSSRPGVLLPLPGPAVAQRQSFSLGMEAHSMPLQLACLDLASSSASIKLLREMFGSSELAPPATSTGCPDDPSTALALPGTLEPFHGKELGEVLEFGLSVGIGLEERLGLGLDRKIAQIFVEVEERVNRRMGRLKVALQTREVELERERWEGERLRSEKQEVEERAAYLSRQVSAAMEMTERIKKDLQGKEKELNKQQQEIVDIERFLRETAAKEAEAKTRLQMFIETLLERADHAERQLMQLSSHTHHNRYTHRNDKYTHADVYADPYTLTGVYAPVPGRRGRSLDGSTDDIMPDKMQETIGNRRSYSVSGSCRLDEQLHSLPHYSSRLSGGMWTSSLGLGGWDCEGGLVQLPPHHYPPPWNRRERGGGDGRRERFWVRDGGWGRTWSNRNRRNHSTEEEEDEEDDDDEDERCWSSADMRRLVFARTHAPGSEGPSSLGSTPSCCHADRQLGADTLRLRAGLFCVFPYLDLRSLLCAAEVCTDWRFVARHPAVWTRLWLENARVSAEFLITLSQWCTQTQTVVLNNLKPRSRRANETREDYHRSTRGSLESGVEALLRSAGGSLLHLSVSECPHILTDRTLWLASCYSRNLHTLTYRSSSDPLCQEVLWALGAGCRNISSLQVAPAEPCQQPTRFGNRCLQTIGRCWPHLCSLSVGGASCGTQGLVAVVRTCAHLQVLELQCITDLGLQAATELCEAGLKSLQTLILTHTPVSGQAILHFHILFVCVCMCLCVCVVCVRACVRRCV from the exons atgtcttcctcttcctcttcctcttcctcatccacATCCTCGGAGCTGCCCTACTTTTGTCCTCGATGTGGCGACAAGTTTCGGTTCTTGTCTGTACCTGAGCTCCGGGCTCACCTGGTCAGCCAACACACATATGAGACCCTGCTGTTGCTGTCTCAG gCTCGGGTCAGAAGCTCCAGACCTGGTGTTCTCCTCCCACTCCCCGGCCCTGCTGTAGCCCAAAGACAGAGCTTTTCTCTGGGTATGGAAGCCCACAGCATGCCCCTGCAGCTGGCCTGCCTGGATCTGGCCTCGTCTTCCGCCTCCATCAAACTGCTGAGGGAAATGTTCGGCTCCTCAGAGCTCGCTCCTCCTGCCACCTCCACAGGATGTCCAGACGACCCCTCCACCGCTCTGGCCTTGCCCGGCACTCTGGAGCCTTTTCATGGGAAGGAACTAGGCGAGGTCCTGGAGTTTGGGCTGTCGGTAGGGATTGGGCTGGAGGAGCGACTGGGACTGGGGCTGGACCGTAAAATTGCCCAGATATtcgtggaggtggaggagagggtgaaCCGCCGCATGGGCCGACTGAAGGTGGCGCTACAGACGAGAGAGGTGGAGctagagagggagaggtgggaaGGGGAACGACTGAGGAgtgaaaaacaggaagtggaggagagggCGGCATACTTATCCAGACAG GTCTCGGCTGCCATGGAGATGACGGAGCGAATAAAGAAAGATCTGCAGGGAAAAGAGAAGGAGCTGaataaacaacaaca GGAGATTGTCGACATCGAACGTTTTCTGAGAGAGACGGCAGCGAAAGAAGCAGAGGCCAAAACCAGACTGCAG ATGTTCATCGAGACGTTGCTGGAACGAGCCGACCATGCAGAGAGACAGTTAATGCAGCTCAGCTCACACACGCATCACAATCGCTACACGCACCGCAacgacaaatacacacacgcagatgTGTACGCCGACCCGTACACACTCACAGGGGTTTACGCACCTGTACCTGGTCGACGAGGACGCAGCCTGGATGGCAGCACTGACGACATCATGCCAGACAAGATGCAGGAAACCATCGGCAACCGG aggAGTTACAGTGTGTCGGGCTCCTGCAGACTTGATGAGCAGCTTCACAGCCTCCCTCACTACAG CAGTCGTCTGTCGGGGGGGATGTGGACCTCGTCGCTGGGTTTGGGGGGGTGGGACTGTGAGGGAGGGTTGGTCCAGCTCCCACCACATCACTACCCCCCGCCCTGGAACCgacgagagagaggaggaggagacgggagaagagagagattcTG GGTCAGGGACGGAGGATGGGGTAGAACATGGAGCAACAGAAACCGTCGTAACCACAGcactgaagaagaggaagacgaggaggacgatgatgatgaagacgagCGATGTTGGAGCAGTGCTGACATGAGGAGGCTCGTATTTGCCAGGACGCACGCACCTGGTTCAG aaGGCCCCTCCTCCCtaggctccaccccctcctgTTGCCATGCCGACAGACAGCTGGGGGCGGACACCTTGAGGCTGAGAGCTGGGCTTTTCTGTGTCTTCCCATATTTGGACTTGCGCTCGTTGCTGTGTGCGGCCGAGGTGTGCACTGATTGGCGGTTCGTTGCCAGGCACCCGGCTGTTTGGACACGCCTCTGGCTGGAAAACGCCAGAGTGTCAGCTGAG ttCCTGATCACCCTGTCTCAGTGGTGTACGCAGACTCAGACTGTGGTTCTCAACAACCTGAAGCCACGAAGCAGACGAGCCAATGAGACGCGAGAGGATTACCACAGGAGCACCAG GGGCAGTCTGGAGTCTGGGGTGGAGGCTCTGCTGCGGTCAGCAGGGGGCAGTCTGCTCCACTTGTCTGTATCTGAGTGTCCTCACATCCTCACGGACCGGACGCTGTGGTTGGCCAGCTGCTACAGCCGCAACCTGCACACGCTCACATACAG GAGTTCTTCAGATCCTCTCTGCCAGGAGGTTCTCTGGGCCCTGGGTGCCGGCTGCAGGAACATCAGCAGCCTGCAGGTGGCGCCTGCTGAGCCCTG CCAACAACCGACCCGATTTGGAAATCGCTGCCTGCAGACGATTGGTCGATGCTGGCCGCACCTCTGCTCACTCAGTGTGGGCGGGGCCAGCTGTGGGACTCAGGGATTGGTTGCTGTTG TGCGAACCTGCGCTCACCTGCAGGTGCTGGAGCTGCAGTGCATTACCGACCTCGGCCTGCAGGCGGCAACAGAGCTGTGTGAGGCCGGACTGAAGAGTCTGCAGACGCtgatcctgacacacacacctgtcagtgGTCAGGCCATCCTGCACTTccaca ttctgtttgtgtgtgtctgtatgtgtctttgtgtgtgtgttgtgtgcgtgcgtgcgtgtgtgcgcagGTGTGTGTGA